Proteins from a single region of Pseudomonas sp. 10S4:
- a CDS encoding efflux RND transporter permease subunit has protein sequence MNFSQFFISRPIFAAVLSLLILIAGAISLFQLPISEYPEVVPPTVVVRANFPGANPKVIGETVAAPLEQAITGVENMLYMSSQSTADGKITLTITFALGTDLDNAQVQVQNRVTRTEPKLPEEVTRIGITVDKASPDLTMVVHLTSPDKRYDMLYLSNYALLNIKDELARLGGVGDVQLFGMGDYSLRVWLDPNKTASRNLTATDVVNAIREQNRQVAAGALGAPPAPNATSFQLSVNTQGRLVSEEEFENIIIRAGDNGEITRLKDIARVELGSSQYALRSLLNNQPAVAIPIFQRPGSNAIQISNEVRDKMAELKKSFPEGMDFSIVYDPTIFVRGSIEAVVHTLFEALILVVLVVILFLQTWRASIIPLVAVPVSLIGTFAVMHLFGFSLNALSLFGLVLAIGIVVDDAIVVVENVERNIELGLTPVEATKRAMREVTGPIIATALVLCAVFIPAAFISGLTGQFYKQFALTIAISTVISAFNSLTLSPALAAVLLKGHDAPKDRFSKVLDKIFGGWLFRPFNRFFVKASHGYVGTVGRVIRSSGIALLLYAGLMVLTFFGFANTPTGFVPGQDKQYLVAFAQLPDASSLDRTEDVIKRMSDLALKQPGVESAVAFPGLSINGFTNSPNAGIVFVTLKPFDERKDPSMSAGAIAGALNGKFAGIEEAYMAIFPPPPVQGLGTIGGFRLQIEDRGNLGYDELYKETMNIITKSHNVPELAALFTSYTVNVPQVDAAIDREKAKTHGVAVSDIFDTLQIYLGSLYANDFNRFGRTYQVNVQAEQQFRLEPDQIGQLKVRNNKGEMIPLATFIKVSDTSGPDRVMHYNGFITAEINGAAAPGYSSGQAQAAIEKLLKDELPNGMTYEWTDLTYQQILSGNTALFVFPLCVLLAFLVLAAQYESWSLPLAVILIVPMTLLSAITGVIASGGDNNIFTQIGLIVLVGLACKNAILIVEFAKDKQQEGLGPLAAVLEACRLRLRPILMTSFAFIMGVVPLVFSSGAGAEMRHAMGVAVFSGMLGVTFFGLLLTPVFYVLIRNFVERGEARKAAKALKLESQQ, from the coding sequence ATGAATTTTTCCCAATTCTTCATTTCACGGCCGATCTTTGCAGCGGTGCTTTCGCTGCTGATCCTGATCGCCGGTGCTATTTCGCTGTTCCAGTTGCCGATCAGCGAATACCCGGAAGTGGTTCCGCCGACCGTTGTGGTCCGCGCCAACTTCCCGGGTGCCAACCCTAAAGTCATCGGCGAAACCGTGGCCGCTCCTCTGGAGCAAGCCATCACGGGCGTCGAGAACATGCTGTACATGTCCTCGCAGTCCACCGCTGACGGCAAGATCACCCTGACCATCACCTTCGCGCTGGGCACTGACCTGGACAACGCGCAGGTACAGGTGCAGAACCGCGTAACCCGGACCGAGCCGAAGCTTCCCGAAGAAGTGACGCGCATTGGTATCACCGTGGACAAGGCCTCCCCGGACCTGACCATGGTGGTCCACTTGACCTCGCCGGACAAACGCTACGACATGCTCTACCTGTCCAACTACGCCTTGCTCAACATCAAGGATGAGCTGGCGCGTCTGGGTGGTGTTGGTGATGTGCAGCTGTTCGGCATGGGCGATTACTCCCTGCGGGTATGGCTCGATCCAAACAAAACCGCTTCGCGTAACCTGACCGCCACCGATGTGGTCAACGCCATTCGTGAGCAGAACCGTCAGGTCGCTGCCGGTGCTCTGGGCGCACCTCCTGCGCCAAATGCCACCAGCTTCCAGCTGTCGGTTAACACTCAGGGGCGTCTGGTCTCTGAGGAAGAGTTCGAGAACATCATCATTCGCGCAGGCGATAACGGTGAAATCACTCGCCTCAAAGACATCGCCCGCGTTGAACTTGGTTCCAGCCAATACGCCCTGCGCTCCCTGCTGAACAATCAGCCGGCAGTGGCGATCCCGATCTTCCAGCGTCCAGGCTCCAACGCAATCCAGATCTCCAACGAAGTTCGCGACAAGATGGCCGAACTGAAGAAGAGCTTCCCGGAAGGCATGGACTTCAGCATCGTCTATGACCCGACGATCTTCGTGCGCGGTTCCATCGAGGCGGTGGTTCACACCCTCTTCGAAGCACTGATCCTCGTTGTGTTGGTAGTGATCCTGTTCCTGCAAACCTGGCGCGCCTCGATCATTCCGTTGGTGGCGGTGCCGGTTTCGCTGATCGGTACGTTTGCGGTGATGCACTTGTTCGGCTTCTCGCTGAACGCCCTGTCATTGTTCGGATTGGTGTTGGCCATCGGTATCGTGGTGGACGACGCCATCGTGGTGGTGGAGAACGTCGAGCGAAACATAGAACTGGGACTGACCCCGGTCGAAGCCACAAAGCGCGCCATGCGTGAAGTGACCGGCCCGATCATCGCGACAGCGCTGGTGCTGTGTGCGGTGTTTATCCCGGCGGCATTTATCTCCGGGTTGACTGGGCAGTTCTATAAACAGTTCGCCCTGACCATCGCGATTTCGACCGTGATCTCGGCCTTCAACTCGCTGACCCTGTCGCCAGCACTGGCTGCGGTATTGCTCAAGGGCCACGACGCACCGAAAGACCGCTTCTCCAAGGTGCTCGACAAGATCTTCGGTGGCTGGTTGTTCCGCCCGTTCAACCGCTTCTTTGTGAAGGCTAGCCATGGTTACGTCGGCACTGTAGGCCGGGTTATCCGCAGCAGCGGGATCGCCCTGCTCTTGTACGCTGGCTTGATGGTGCTGACGTTCTTTGGTTTCGCCAACACCCCGACCGGTTTCGTACCTGGTCAGGACAAGCAGTACCTGGTGGCCTTCGCGCAGCTGCCGGATGCCTCGAGCCTGGACCGTACCGAAGACGTAATCAAACGCATGTCCGACCTGGCACTGAAACAGCCTGGCGTGGAAAGTGCGGTGGCCTTCCCGGGCCTGTCGATCAACGGCTTCACCAACAGCCCGAACGCCGGCATCGTGTTCGTGACCCTCAAACCGTTCGACGAGCGTAAAGACCCGAGCATGTCCGCCGGTGCGATTGCCGGTGCATTGAACGGCAAGTTCGCCGGGATCGAAGAAGCCTACATGGCGATCTTCCCGCCCCCGCCGGTACAAGGCCTGGGCACCATCGGTGGTTTCCGTCTGCAGATCGAAGACCGGGGCAACCTGGGCTACGACGAGCTGTACAAAGAAACCATGAACATCATTACCAAAAGCCACAACGTGCCGGAACTGGCCGCCCTGTTCACCAGCTACACCGTGAACGTGCCGCAGGTCGATGCCGCTATCGACCGTGAAAAAGCCAAGACCCACGGTGTTGCCGTCAGCGACATCTTCGACACCCTGCAGATCTACCTGGGTTCGCTGTATGCCAACGACTTCAACCGCTTCGGTCGTACCTACCAGGTCAACGTTCAGGCTGAGCAACAGTTCCGCCTCGAGCCAGACCAGATCGGTCAGCTGAAAGTACGCAACAACAAAGGCGAAATGATCCCGCTGGCGACTTTCATCAAGGTCAGCGACACCTCGGGCCCGGACCGCGTGATGCACTACAACGGCTTCATCACCGCTGAAATCAACGGTGCGGCAGCCCCAGGCTACAGCTCCGGCCAGGCTCAAGCGGCCATCGAGAAACTGCTCAAGGATGAACTTCCGAACGGCATGACCTACGAATGGACCGACCTGACCTACCAGCAGATTCTGTCCGGCAACACCGCGCTGTTCGTGTTCCCGCTCTGCGTACTGCTGGCGTTCCTGGTGCTCGCGGCTCAATACGAAAGCTGGAGCTTGCCACTGGCGGTGATCCTGATCGTACCGATGACCCTGCTGTCTGCCATCACGGGTGTCATTGCTTCGGGCGGCGACAACAACATCTTCACCCAGATCGGCTTGATCGTACTGGTGGGGCTTGCCTGTAAGAACGCGATTCTGATCGTCGAGTTTGCCAAGGATAAACAACAGGAAGGCCTCGGCCCTCTGGCGGCGGTGCTCGAAGCTTGCCGTCTGCGTCTGCGGCCGATCCTGATGACCTCCTTCGCGTTCATCATGGGTGTTGTGCCACTGGTTTTCTCCAGCGGTGCCGGTGCCGAGATGCGTCATGCCATGGGTGTGGCGGTGTTCTCCGGGATGCTTGGGGTGACCTTCTTCGGTCTGTTGCTGACGCCAGTGTTCTACGTGTTGATTCGTAACTTTGTGGAGCGCGGTGAAGCGCGCAAAGCGGCCAAGGCCCTGAAACTGGAGTCGCAACAATGA
- a CDS encoding efflux transporter outer membrane subunit, translating to MSLKAFLPSLLVLALSACAVGPDYKTPATEAANITTATDGASGQKNFDRSRFEGIWWQQFEDPTLNQLVTQSLDGNRDLRVAFARWKAARAIRDDVSNDAMPTVTSRASSDLAKGQIPGQTNQRVNSERYDLGLDMAWEIDLFGRIQRNLESANAEQQAAEADLYQLQVTMIAELVDAYGQLRGAQLREKIALANLKNQQESSKITVSLRDAGVGDQLDVVRADARLASVEASVPQLQAEQVRQKNRIATLLGERPDKLTVDLSPKDLPAIAKALPIGDPGELLQRRPDILSAERKLASATARIGVAKADLFPRVSLSGFLGFTAGRGSQIGSSAANAWALGPSITWAAFDLGSVRARLRGANADAEGALATYEQQVLLALEESENAFSDYGKRQQRLISLIRQSESSRAAADLAEIRYREGTVDFLVLLDAQRERLAAEDTQAQAEVDLYRGIVAIYKALGGGWAPETVASK from the coding sequence ATGAGCCTGAAAGCCTTCCTGCCGAGCTTGCTGGTACTGGCCCTGAGCGCCTGTGCCGTCGGCCCGGACTATAAAACCCCTGCCACGGAGGCGGCCAACATCACGACCGCCACCGATGGCGCCAGCGGTCAGAAGAACTTCGACCGCTCGCGTTTCGAAGGCATCTGGTGGCAACAGTTTGAAGACCCGACCCTCAACCAGTTGGTGACGCAATCGCTGGACGGCAACCGTGATTTGCGGGTCGCTTTCGCTCGCTGGAAAGCCGCCCGGGCGATTCGAGATGACGTCAGCAATGACGCCATGCCAACCGTCACCAGCCGCGCCAGCAGTGACTTGGCAAAGGGACAAATCCCTGGCCAGACCAACCAGCGGGTCAATAGCGAACGCTATGACCTGGGCCTGGACATGGCGTGGGAGATCGACCTGTTCGGCCGTATCCAGCGCAACCTGGAATCGGCCAACGCCGAGCAGCAAGCGGCGGAAGCCGATCTGTACCAACTGCAAGTCACCATGATTGCCGAACTGGTGGACGCCTACGGTCAACTGCGCGGTGCGCAATTGCGCGAAAAGATCGCCCTGGCCAACCTGAAGAACCAGCAGGAATCGAGCAAGATCACCGTCAGCCTGCGTGATGCCGGCGTTGGCGATCAGCTCGATGTGGTCCGCGCCGATGCGCGCCTGGCTTCCGTCGAAGCCAGCGTACCGCAACTGCAGGCCGAACAGGTTCGGCAGAAAAACCGCATCGCCACCCTGTTGGGTGAACGTCCGGACAAGCTGACCGTCGACCTGAGCCCCAAGGATTTGCCTGCCATCGCCAAGGCCCTGCCGATTGGTGATCCGGGTGAACTGCTGCAACGTCGCCCGGACATCCTCAGTGCCGAACGCAAACTGGCTTCCGCCACCGCCCGTATCGGCGTGGCCAAGGCCGATTTGTTTCCACGGGTCAGCCTCAGCGGCTTCCTCGGCTTTACCGCCGGGCGTGGTTCACAGATCGGTTCCTCGGCGGCCAACGCCTGGGCATTGGGCCCAAGCATCACCTGGGCGGCGTTTGACCTGGGCAGCGTTCGGGCCCGTTTGCGCGGTGCCAACGCCGATGCTGAAGGCGCTTTGGCGACCTACGAGCAACAAGTGCTGCTGGCCCTGGAAGAGTCGGAAAACGCATTCAGTGATTACGGTAAACGTCAGCAACGCCTGATTTCGCTGATTCGTCAGAGCGAATCCAGCCGCGCCGCTGCTGACCTGGCAGAGATTCGCTACCGCGAAGGCACCGTGGACTTCCTCGTCCTGCTCGATGCTCAGCGTGAGCGTCTGGCGGCCGAAGATACCCAGGCCCAGGCCGAAGTAGATCTGTATCGCGGCATCGTCGCGATCTACAAAGCCCTTGGCGGTGGCTGGGCACCGGAGACGGTCGCCAGCAAGTAA